In the Pseudomonadota bacterium genome, one interval contains:
- a CDS encoding VWA domain-containing protein — translation MADPPKYLRKRSAALTESDTVDGFLKAVEATPAPLTQATGRLVFALDATASRQPTWNEAMALQQNLFVATDGIQGLDVQLVFFRGDGECRATPWHTSSDALLRAMRAVRCAAGQTQIGRVLRHVRTEARARPLSALVYVGDCCEERFDPLAGLAGDLRLLGVPLFLFQEGNDPVARDAFGRLAAISGGAYARFDLDSRRILADLLAAVGTWARGGTAAVQTLQLTKQSATIAGLLRQLEP, via the coding sequence ATGGCTGACCCACCCAAATACCTGCGCAAACGCAGCGCCGCCCTGACCGAATCCGACACCGTCGACGGATTCCTCAAGGCCGTCGAGGCGACGCCCGCACCGCTGACCCAGGCAACCGGGCGTCTGGTCTTCGCGCTGGATGCCACGGCGAGCCGCCAGCCGACCTGGAACGAGGCAATGGCGTTGCAGCAAAACCTGTTCGTCGCCACCGACGGCATACAGGGCCTCGACGTGCAACTGGTCTTCTTTCGGGGTGATGGCGAGTGTCGCGCCACACCGTGGCACACCAGCTCCGACGCCCTGTTGCGGGCGATGCGCGCGGTGCGCTGCGCCGCAGGCCAGACCCAGATCGGTCGGGTGTTGCGCCACGTGCGCACCGAGGCGCGCGCACGCCCGCTCTCGGCGTTGGTCTACGTCGGCGACTGCTGCGAGGAACGTTTCGACCCCCTGGCCGGCCTCGCCGGGGATTTGCGCTTGTTGGGTGTGCCGCTGTTCCTCTTCCAGGAGGGCAACGACCCCGTAGCACGCGACGCCTTTGGTCGATTGGCCGCGATCAGCGGCGGCGCCTACGCCCGGTTCGATCTCGACAGCCGCAGGATCCTCGCGGATCTGCTGGCGGCGGTCGGCACCTGGGCTCGCGGCGGCACGGCCGCCGTGCAAACGTTGCAGCTGACAAAACAGTCGGCCACCATTGCCGGATTGTTGCGACAACTCGAGCCATGA
- the mfd gene encoding transcription-repair coupling factor, with amino-acid sequence MSLNTVFATPPETTRRWGQLHGAAIPLAVAEHVARASSLTVVLIPGAAELLRLESALRWFLHDALPLRVIPDWETLPYDPFSPHQDIVSQRIEALYHLPQQRDGVLLLPVQTLLQRLAPPAFIRGHTLMLNQGQVLDPEALQRDLVEAGYRAVSQVLEHGEFARRGSLLDLFPMGASAPFRLDFFDDELDSIKLFDPETQIATDSVERIQLLPAHEFPLNEAGITRFRKQFRERFEHYGGSPIYRDVTSGIAPSGIEYYQPLFFEGMATLRDYLPDDATMLVLEGCDQALDAHWAQITERHEQMRHDIERPLLPPEAVFVGLDDARALIGDCTPTDVGSFESQDVNAHNFGTQLPSRFPVNPRHDSPLHLLQTHLASKPGRVLFTAESPGRREAINDLLRGNGITPKPVEDWSAFLQSELRQAITVAPTGEGLQLASGEIAIIDESQLYGERARSSERSRRDRRRSEALIANLADLAIGSPVVHIDHGVGRYRGLTTFDIGDVQTEYLTLEYADDNKLYVPVANLHLIGRYTGADEGSAPLHKLGSDQWAKVKRKAAEKARDVAAELLDVHARRAARQGRAVPVDTGNYTQFASGFPFEETEDQGRAIEDTLRDLERAQPMDRVVCGDVGFGKTEVAMRAAFAAADAGLQVAVLVPTTLLAQQHTKNFQDRFADWPIRIAGLSRFGGGKAQSDTLDALRAGTVDIVIGTHKLLGKDVQFKNLGLVIIDEEHRFGVRHKEYLKSLRAEVDVLTLTATPIPRTLNMSLSGLRDLSIIATAPAHRHAIKTFVTQWNDQIVREACQRELARGGQVYVLHNEVRTIEKVARDIAELVPEATVNYAHGQMRETELESVMLDFYHQRFSILVCTTIVESGIDVPTANTIIINRADKLGLAQLHQLRGRVGRSHHRAYAYLITPHPKAMTEDAQKRLAAIESLEDLGVGFTLATHDLEIRGAGELLGEGQSGQIQQVGFTLYSELLERAVAALKAGKIPDVDTPLGGNTEVDLHTPALLPEDYVPDVHTRLILYKRLSSAGSLDEIKELQVELINRFGLLPDQTKALIAQTEFKLRCDALGATKLDAGAAGGRLRLHSTPNFDPMCLIELVQKQPQVYSFEGQHALRFTADLADRDTRFTFVDALLTTLETRP; translated from the coding sequence GTGAGCCTGAACACCGTCTTCGCCACACCCCCTGAGACCACTCGACGCTGGGGTCAACTCCACGGCGCAGCCATCCCGCTCGCGGTGGCGGAGCACGTTGCTCGCGCGTCGTCCCTCACAGTGGTGTTGATTCCGGGCGCGGCCGAGCTGTTGCGGCTCGAGAGTGCGCTGCGGTGGTTTCTTCACGACGCCCTGCCGTTGCGTGTGATTCCCGACTGGGAGACCCTGCCGTACGACCCCTTCTCGCCGCACCAGGACATCGTCTCGCAACGCATCGAGGCCCTCTATCACCTGCCGCAGCAGCGGGACGGCGTGTTGTTGCTACCGGTGCAAACCCTGCTGCAACGGCTCGCGCCTCCGGCGTTCATCCGGGGCCACACGTTGATGCTGAACCAGGGTCAGGTGCTCGACCCGGAGGCGCTGCAGCGCGATCTTGTCGAGGCGGGGTACCGCGCCGTGAGCCAGGTGCTCGAGCACGGCGAATTCGCCCGCCGAGGTTCGCTGCTCGATCTCTTCCCGATGGGCGCATCGGCCCCCTTCCGACTGGACTTCTTTGACGACGAGCTCGACAGCATCAAGCTGTTCGACCCGGAGACGCAGATCGCCACCGACAGCGTCGAGCGCATTCAACTGCTACCGGCACACGAATTTCCGCTCAACGAGGCCGGTATCACCCGCTTTCGCAAGCAGTTTCGTGAGCGTTTCGAGCACTACGGCGGCAGCCCGATCTACCGTGATGTGACCTCGGGTATCGCGCCGTCAGGCATCGAGTATTACCAGCCGCTGTTCTTTGAGGGCATGGCGACGCTCCGAGACTACCTGCCGGACGACGCCACCATGCTGGTGCTGGAGGGCTGCGACCAGGCGCTCGACGCGCACTGGGCGCAGATCACCGAACGCCACGAACAGATGCGGCACGACATCGAGCGCCCGTTGCTGCCACCCGAGGCCGTCTTTGTCGGCCTCGACGACGCGCGCGCCCTGATTGGCGATTGCACGCCGACGGACGTTGGCAGTTTCGAGTCGCAGGACGTCAACGCACACAATTTCGGTACACAGCTGCCCTCACGGTTTCCGGTCAACCCGCGCCACGACTCGCCGCTGCACCTGCTGCAGACCCACCTCGCAAGCAAGCCGGGGCGTGTGCTGTTCACCGCAGAATCGCCGGGGCGCCGCGAGGCCATCAACGACCTGCTGCGCGGTAACGGCATCACGCCAAAGCCGGTCGAGGACTGGTCCGCATTCCTCCAGAGTGAACTTCGCCAGGCGATCACCGTGGCGCCGACCGGCGAGGGGCTGCAGCTCGCCTCGGGCGAGATCGCCATCATCGACGAGTCGCAACTGTACGGCGAGCGGGCTCGCAGCAGCGAGCGGTCTCGCCGGGATCGGCGCCGCTCGGAGGCCCTGATCGCGAACCTCGCCGACCTCGCGATCGGCTCACCGGTCGTGCACATCGACCACGGTGTGGGGCGCTACCGGGGCCTGACGACCTTTGACATCGGCGACGTGCAGACCGAGTACCTGACGCTCGAGTACGCGGACGACAACAAGCTCTACGTGCCGGTGGCCAACCTGCACCTGATCGGCCGGTACACCGGCGCGGACGAGGGGTCGGCGCCGCTGCACAAACTCGGCTCGGATCAGTGGGCAAAGGTCAAACGCAAGGCGGCCGAGAAGGCGCGTGACGTGGCCGCCGAGTTGCTTGATGTGCACGCGCGCCGTGCGGCACGGCAAGGTCGCGCGGTGCCGGTGGACACCGGCAACTACACCCAGTTTGCCAGCGGCTTTCCGTTCGAGGAGACCGAGGATCAGGGCCGCGCGATCGAGGACACCTTGCGCGATCTCGAACGCGCCCAACCGATGGACCGCGTGGTCTGCGGTGACGTCGGCTTCGGCAAGACCGAAGTCGCCATGCGCGCGGCCTTTGCCGCCGCCGACGCGGGCCTGCAGGTGGCCGTGCTGGTGCCGACCACACTGCTGGCGCAGCAGCACACGAAGAATTTCCAGGACCGCTTTGCCGACTGGCCCATTCGTATTGCAGGCTTGTCCCGTTTTGGTGGTGGCAAGGCGCAGTCCGACACGCTCGACGCGTTGCGCGCCGGCACCGTCGATATCGTCATCGGTACGCACAAGTTGCTGGGCAAGGACGTGCAGTTCAAGAACCTCGGCCTTGTGATCATCGACGAGGAACACCGCTTCGGCGTTCGCCACAAGGAGTACCTCAAATCCCTGCGCGCCGAAGTCGATGTGCTCACCCTGACCGCGACGCCCATCCCCCGCACGCTCAACATGAGCCTGTCCGGTTTGCGAGACCTCTCGATCATCGCAACCGCGCCGGCACATCGGCACGCAATCAAGACCTTTGTCACCCAGTGGAACGACCAGATCGTGCGCGAGGCCTGCCAGCGCGAGCTCGCGCGTGGCGGCCAGGTGTACGTCTTGCACAACGAGGTGCGCACCATCGAGAAGGTGGCGCGGGACATCGCCGAACTGGTGCCCGAGGCGACGGTCAACTACGCCCACGGTCAGATGCGCGAGACCGAGCTCGAGTCGGTCATGCTGGATTTCTACCACCAGCGTTTCTCGATATTGGTGTGCACCACCATCGTCGAATCGGGGATCGACGTGCCAACCGCCAACACCATCATCATCAATCGCGCGGACAAACTCGGCCTCGCGCAGCTGCACCAGCTGCGCGGTCGCGTCGGTCGGTCTCACCACCGGGCCTATGCCTACCTCATCACGCCGCACCCGAAGGCGATGACGGAAGACGCACAGAAACGCCTCGCCGCCATCGAGTCCCTCGAAGACCTCGGCGTGGGCTTCACCCTCGCGACCCACGACCTCGAAATCCGCGGGGCGGGTGAGCTGCTGGGCGAGGGTCAGAGCGGGCAGATCCAACAGGTCGGTTTTACCCTGTACAGTGAGCTGCTCGAGCGCGCTGTCGCCGCGCTCAAGGCCGGCAAGATCCCGGATGTGGACACGCCACTCGGCGGCAACACCGAAGTCGACCTGCACACGCCCGCCCTGCTGCCCGAGGACTATGTTCCTGACGTTCACACCCGCCTGATTCTCTACAAACGCCTGTCGAGCGCAGGCAGCCTTGACGAAATCAAGGAGCTTCAGGTCGAACTGATCAACCGCTTCGGGCTGTTGCCGGACCAGACCAAGGCCCTGATCGCACAAACGGAGTTCAAACTGCGCTGCGACGCACTCGGCGCGACCAAGCTCGACGCCGGCGCGGCCGGTGGCCGATTGCGCCTCCACTCAACACCGAACTTCGACCCGATGTGCCTGATCGAGTTGGTACAGAAACAGCCGCAGGTCTACAGTTTCGAGGGACAGCACGCCTTGCGCTTCACCGCGGATCTGGCAGACCGGGACACCCGCTTCACTTTCGTGGACGCGCTACTCACCACACTGGAAACCCGCCCATGA
- a CDS encoding DUF1501 domain-containing protein — protein MKRRDFLSLLASAPAIAHADDGRRPASARRLVLIELKGGNDGLNTVVPYRDAAYRQYRPALALSPEQCLPLDETRALHPALAPLLPLWRDTQLAIVEGLGYANPNRSHFRSIDIWHSATDSDVVSRTGWLANSALQPGDGIDAVVFGNRPAPVAGGSARFVSFDTLDAYVNTRSTLTAPDGADSNPMLSALNDTHSASNAYRALLIGRGVPPSPRGFPATRFGTWMADTTRLLLSHTAPPLVKLHLQGFDTHADQLDRHAGLLAELAQGIAAMRHALVHAGLWDSVLIMTYSEFGRRVIENASQGSDHGTAAPQLLVGGRVKGGFHGQTPSLAQLQADDLVHTTDFRSLYRTVLQSWWQLPVQPSVRSRFALLDCLRA, from the coding sequence ATGAAACGACGCGATTTCCTGAGTCTGCTAGCCAGCGCGCCAGCCATCGCTCACGCGGACGACGGCCGGCGCCCCGCCAGCGCGCGGCGCCTGGTTCTGATCGAACTCAAGGGTGGCAACGACGGCCTGAACACCGTGGTGCCCTACCGCGATGCGGCCTACCGTCAGTACCGCCCCGCGCTCGCGTTGTCGCCCGAGCAGTGCCTGCCACTGGACGAGACGCGCGCGCTGCATCCGGCGCTGGCGCCGCTGTTGCCGCTGTGGCGGGACACGCAACTCGCGATTGTGGAAGGGCTCGGGTACGCCAACCCCAATCGCTCCCATTTCCGCTCTATCGACATCTGGCACAGTGCCACCGACAGCGATGTCGTGTCGCGAACGGGCTGGCTCGCCAACAGCGCACTGCAGCCTGGCGACGGCATCGACGCCGTGGTCTTTGGCAACCGGCCCGCACCGGTGGCCGGGGGCAGCGCTCGATTCGTGTCGTTCGACACGCTCGATGCCTATGTCAACACGCGCTCCACGTTGACCGCGCCAGACGGCGCCGATTCGAACCCGATGCTGTCCGCGCTGAACGACACACACAGCGCCAGCAACGCCTACCGTGCGCTGCTGATCGGTCGGGGCGTGCCGCCCTCGCCTCGGGGGTTTCCGGCCACGCGTTTCGGCACCTGGATGGCAGACACCACCCGTCTGCTCCTGAGTCACACGGCCCCGCCGCTGGTCAAGCTTCACCTGCAAGGCTTTGACACCCACGCCGACCAACTCGATCGGCATGCCGGCCTGCTCGCCGAACTGGCGCAGGGTATCGCTGCGATGCGCCATGCACTTGTTCACGCCGGACTGTGGGACTCCGTCCTGATCATGACCTATTCGGAATTTGGTCGACGCGTGATCGAAAATGCAAGCCAGGGATCCGATCACGGCACTGCAGCACCGCAACTTCTGGTGGGCGGCCGAGTCAAAGGCGGTTTCCACGGCCAGACACCGTCTCTGGCGCAACTTCAGGCAGACGACCTCGTGCACACGACCGACTTTCGCTCCCTGTACCGCACCGTGTTGCAATCCTGGTGGCAGCTTCCGGTGCAGCCAAGCGTGCGATCGCGCTTCGCGTTGCTGGATTGTCTGCGTGCCTGA
- a CDS encoding lipoprotein-releasing ABC transporter permease subunit has product MQQPFSLSIGLRYTRSKRRSGFVSFITLISVIGIALGITTLIVVLSVMNGFQTEVRERILGMASHATITKPEGPVREWQSLAQAAREHPEVVGAAPYVEAQLMLVNGEQVTGALARGVLPEHEPDVSEIEAQMTRGSLTELQPGSFNAVLGASLANYLGVGVGDKVTVVAPEASVSVVGVTPRMKRFTVVGTFSSGMGEYDRNMAVFAASDAARLLRMDGLSGVRLKLEDMFNARAVAKDLADTLGETWWVSDWTWQHRNFFRAVQTEKTMMFIILSLIVAVAAFNIVSMLIMVVNEKQSDIAILRTLGASPGSVMRIFLVQGTVIGLFGTVLGLIGGVSLALNVERLVPMIESLLGRKFLAEDVYAISYFPSELKVDDVLWVTVIAFVLTVGATLYPAWRAARTDPVEALRHD; this is encoded by the coding sequence ATGCAGCAACCCTTCTCCCTGTCCATCGGGCTCCGCTACACGCGCTCGAAGCGCCGCAGCGGATTCGTCTCGTTCATCACGCTGATTTCGGTCATCGGCATCGCGCTCGGCATCACCACGCTGATCGTGGTGTTGTCGGTGATGAACGGCTTTCAGACCGAAGTGCGTGAACGCATCCTCGGCATGGCATCTCACGCCACCATCACCAAACCCGAAGGGCCGGTGCGCGAGTGGCAGTCGCTCGCACAGGCGGCGCGCGAACACCCCGAGGTGGTGGGCGCAGCGCCCTACGTCGAGGCGCAATTGATGCTGGTGAACGGTGAGCAGGTGACCGGTGCGCTGGCGCGCGGTGTGCTGCCTGAGCACGAGCCCGATGTCTCCGAAATCGAGGCGCAGATGACCCGTGGCAGCTTGACCGAGCTGCAGCCAGGCAGCTTCAACGCGGTCCTCGGGGCCTCGCTGGCGAACTACCTCGGCGTGGGCGTGGGCGACAAGGTCACCGTGGTGGCACCGGAGGCCTCGGTGAGCGTGGTGGGGGTTACGCCGCGGATGAAACGGTTCACGGTGGTCGGCACCTTCAGTTCCGGCATGGGCGAATACGACCGCAACATGGCCGTCTTCGCCGCTTCAGACGCGGCGCGCCTGTTGCGCATGGACGGGCTCAGCGGGGTGCGCCTCAAACTCGAGGACATGTTCAACGCGCGCGCCGTCGCCAAGGACCTGGCTGACACGCTCGGCGAGACCTGGTGGGTGTCCGACTGGACCTGGCAGCACCGCAATTTCTTCCGAGCGGTGCAGACTGAAAAGACCATGATGTTCATCATCCTCTCGCTGATTGTCGCGGTCGCGGCCTTCAATATCGTCAGTATGTTGATCATGGTCGTGAACGAGAAACAGTCCGACATCGCAATCCTGCGGACGCTCGGGGCGAGCCCGGGCAGTGTGATGCGCATCTTCCTGGTCCAGGGCACCGTCATCGGGTTGTTCGGGACCGTGCTCGGCCTGATCGGCGGGGTGTCGCTGGCGTTGAACGTGGAACGCCTGGTGCCGATGATCGAGTCGCTGCTCGGGCGCAAGTTTCTCGCCGAGGACGTCTACGCGATCTCGTACTTCCCGTCCGAGCTCAAGGTCGACGACGTGCTCTGGGTCACGGTGATCGCCTTCGTGCTGACGGTCGGGGCGACGCTGTACCCGGCCTGGCGTGCGGCCCGAACCGACCCGGTGGAGGCGCTGCGGCATGACTGA
- a CDS encoding CsiV family protein — MIARLTPALLALALLAAPATAEDKDYLIELIAFGHTAWGDGAPWQPGVLLPDTGDAASLDDDLLPDGFERLGTGPALADTAVSLADSSRYPLLDYRVWRQPGLPRDAGQAVRINAGTVLNVVETPDQPARALATLGEVDDYTTMRIGRSTANALITRDETQVGQLNGTVTVTLGRYLHVESALVFSETTGERSVFYRDHRRMRSRRTHYIDNPVFGLIVHITPIEAVQDEDTVEPVLPLTGDS; from the coding sequence ATGATCGCTCGTCTTACACCTGCCCTGCTCGCGCTGGCCCTGCTCGCGGCACCGGCGACCGCAGAGGACAAGGATTACCTGATCGAGTTGATCGCCTTCGGCCACACCGCCTGGGGCGACGGGGCACCGTGGCAACCCGGCGTCCTGCTGCCCGACACCGGGGACGCCGCGTCGCTCGACGACGATCTGCTGCCGGACGGTTTCGAACGCCTCGGCACCGGTCCGGCGTTGGCCGACACCGCAGTCTCACTTGCCGACTCGAGCCGCTATCCCCTGCTCGACTACCGCGTCTGGCGACAACCCGGTCTGCCGCGGGACGCGGGGCAAGCGGTGCGTATCAACGCCGGCACCGTGCTGAACGTGGTCGAAACCCCCGACCAGCCCGCGCGGGCCCTGGCCACGCTTGGCGAGGTCGACGACTACACCACCATGCGCATCGGACGATCTACCGCCAACGCCTTGATAACGCGGGACGAAACCCAGGTAGGTCAGCTCAACGGCACCGTCACGGTCACGCTCGGACGCTACCTGCACGTCGAATCGGCACTGGTGTTCAGCGAGACCACGGGCGAACGCAGCGTCTTTTACCGTGACCACCGCCGCATGCGCTCGCGCCGGACCCACTACATCGACAACCCGGTGTTCGGGTTGATCGTGCACATCACGCCGATCGAGGCCGTGCAGGATGAAGACACCGTCGAGCCCGTCCTGCCGCTCACCGGCGACTCCTGA
- the lolD gene encoding lipoprotein-releasing ABC transporter ATP-binding protein LolD: MTESPLVIEARGVERDYREGDNHLAVLRGVDFSVARAEQVGIIGRSGSGKSTLLHVLGGLDQPTRGEVRVAGTQLSHLSPAEAGRARNRTLGFVYQFHHLLNEFSALENVALPLLIRGERADAAERRAAEYLDRVGLADRLSHTPSRLSGGERQRTAIARALVTEPVCVLADEPTGNLDDSNAERVHELLLSLNRELGTAFVIVTHDSRLAGRLDRCLQLVDGVLEPVSVDAERA, translated from the coding sequence ATGACTGAATCCCCGTTGGTCATCGAAGCGCGCGGCGTGGAGCGCGACTACCGCGAGGGCGACAACCACCTCGCCGTGTTGCGCGGTGTCGACTTCAGCGTGGCCCGTGCCGAGCAGGTTGGCATCATCGGTCGGTCGGGCAGCGGCAAGAGCACGCTCTTGCATGTGCTCGGGGGCCTCGACCAGCCGACTCGGGGCGAGGTGCGCGTCGCCGGCACACAGCTGTCGCACCTGTCGCCGGCGGAGGCGGGTCGGGCGCGCAACCGCACGCTCGGCTTCGTGTACCAGTTTCACCATTTGTTGAACGAGTTTTCCGCGTTGGAAAACGTCGCGCTGCCACTGCTGATCCGCGGGGAGCGGGCCGACGCCGCCGAGCGACGGGCCGCGGAATACCTTGATCGGGTCGGTCTTGCGGACCGCCTGTCGCACACGCCTTCGCGATTGTCGGGCGGCGAACGTCAGCGCACCGCCATCGCGCGTGCACTGGTGACCGAACCGGTGTGTGTGCTCGCCGACGAGCCCACCGGCAACCTCGATGACAGCAACGCCGAACGCGTGCACGAACTGCTGCTCAGCCTGAACCGCGAGTTGGGCACCGCCTTCGTGATCGTGACCCACGACAGCCGGCTGGCCGGGCGCCTCGACCGCTGCTTGCAGCTGGTTGACGGGGTGTTGGAGCCGGTCTCAGTGGACGCCGAGCGCGCCTGA
- a CDS encoding molecular chaperone DnaJ, translating to MTKLVLLLAIVLAVWLTWKQLTRGGPPDRKTLIRYGLIGGGVLLVALVLTGRAHALFGAIGAAMAMGVRLLPQLLRYLPILQRVFGSVAGASGGGQGQSTVSSTSLRMTLDHDTGRMDGTVSRGAFAGRTLSSLSVDELRALWNACQGDIDDVRLLLAYVQRERVGEWEPTGHPGGAGAADASGDMTREEALAILGLDDGATADDVVQAHRRLIAKMHPDKGGSDYLASRINLAKDTLRPR from the coding sequence ATGACCAAACTCGTACTGCTCCTCGCCATCGTGCTGGCGGTCTGGTTGACCTGGAAACAGCTCACGCGCGGGGGCCCGCCCGACCGTAAAACGCTGATCCGCTACGGCCTGATCGGCGGCGGCGTGCTGCTGGTGGCGCTGGTGCTGACCGGCCGAGCACACGCGCTGTTCGGCGCCATTGGCGCCGCCATGGCCATGGGGGTGCGCTTGCTGCCCCAGCTGCTGCGCTACCTGCCGATCCTGCAACGGGTGTTCGGCAGCGTCGCCGGCGCGTCGGGCGGCGGTCAGGGGCAATCGACCGTCAGCAGCACCAGCCTGCGCATGACACTCGACCACGACACCGGTCGCATGGACGGGACCGTCAGCCGCGGCGCTTTCGCTGGCCGCACCCTGTCGTCGCTGTCGGTGGACGAGTTGCGCGCCCTCTGGAACGCGTGCCAGGGCGACATCGACGACGTGCGGCTGTTGCTTGCCTACGTGCAACGCGAGCGCGTCGGGGAGTGGGAACCGACTGGCCACCCCGGCGGCGCGGGTGCGGCCGACGCCTCGGGCGACATGACCCGCGAAGAGGCGCTGGCCATCCTCGGCCTCGACGACGGTGCCACGGCCGACGACGTGGTGCAGGCACACCGGCGTTTGATCGCGAAGATGCACCCGGACAAAGGCGGCAGCGACTACCTGGCGAGCCGCATCAACCTCGCGAAGGACACCCTGCGCCCACGTTGA
- a CDS encoding DUF1800 domain-containing protein, which translates to MTQRQSASGFRRWVAVCLVLCAKPLSALSPDDASHLILRTGFGPDATLSRTLAPLNRSDAVDALVDALRFDTALSPPDWTGQPPVSRQLPQGLENAEREKRIRARNRERRMRREDLKAWYVTNAAAAPSPLAERLVLFWHNVFSVRVRDVPDAIYSWQQHQTVRRFAAGDYRELVRHLALDPALLTYLDNHKNRRKHPNENYARELLELHTLGEGHYSETDIRELARALTGARPDFKTAKYAFNPRMHDDGEKTLFGQRGRFNPADAVEIALGHPRAARYPVERLWREFISESVPEDAIERLARHFIATDWSITELIRALLNEDAFWATDNRKRLVRSPIELVIGLQRETGIEIRKPARWVKTLKILGQEPFNPPDVAGWPGGLAWISSSSLDQRQTFINWVARRADGVPGHTVATWLSLDYQLK; encoded by the coding sequence ATGACACAGCGACAATCCGCATCCGGCTTCCGACGGTGGGTTGCGGTCTGCCTGGTCTTGTGCGCGAAGCCGCTGAGCGCCCTGTCACCCGACGACGCATCGCACCTCATCCTGCGCACGGGATTTGGCCCGGACGCGACGCTGTCGCGCACCCTCGCGCCACTCAACCGCAGCGACGCCGTCGACGCCCTGGTCGACGCGCTGCGATTCGACACCGCGCTTTCACCACCCGATTGGACCGGCCAGCCGCCGGTGTCGCGTCAGCTCCCGCAGGGCTTGGAAAACGCGGAACGGGAGAAACGGATCCGCGCACGCAACCGCGAACGCAGAATGCGCCGAGAAGACCTCAAGGCCTGGTATGTCACCAACGCCGCCGCCGCCCCCTCACCGCTGGCCGAGCGCCTGGTGCTGTTCTGGCACAACGTCTTCAGTGTGCGGGTCCGGGACGTGCCCGACGCCATCTACAGCTGGCAACAACACCAGACCGTGCGCCGGTTTGCTGCCGGCGACTACCGCGAACTTGTCAGGCATCTCGCACTCGATCCCGCGCTGCTGACGTACCTCGACAACCACAAGAACCGCCGCAAGCACCCCAACGAAAACTACGCTCGCGAGCTGTTGGAACTGCACACACTGGGTGAAGGGCACTACAGCGAGACTGACATCCGCGAGCTGGCCCGCGCGCTGACCGGCGCGCGGCCGGATTTCAAGACCGCCAAGTACGCGTTCAACCCGCGCATGCACGACGACGGCGAGAAGACCCTGTTCGGTCAACGCGGGCGGTTCAACCCCGCCGATGCCGTGGAGATCGCACTGGGCCACCCGCGTGCAGCACGTTACCCCGTTGAGCGACTCTGGCGGGAATTCATCAGCGAGTCGGTGCCTGAGGACGCGATCGAGCGGCTAGCACGCCACTTCATCGCGACGGATTGGAGCATCACCGAACTGATCCGCGCGTTGCTCAACGAGGACGCGTTCTGGGCGACAGACAACCGCAAGCGCCTGGTGCGTTCGCCAATCGAGCTGGTGATCGGCCTGCAGCGCGAGACCGGTATCGAGATCCGGAAACCGGCGCGCTGGGTCAAGACGCTCAAGATTCTGGGACAGGAACCCTTCAACCCCCCGGACGTGGCAGGCTGGCCGGGCGGTCTCGCGTGGATCAGCAGCAGCAGCCTCGATCAACGACAGACCTTCATCAATTGGGTCGCCCGACGCGCGGACGGCGTGCCCGGACACACGGTGGCAACCTGGCTGTCACTCGACTACCAGCTGAAGTGA
- a CDS encoding HAD-IB family hydrolase → MPGLAVFDLDGTLTAHDTYKRFLRTRLRARPWRALRCVSLPWHYWVARRTRRDHVWLKLKALGAVVAGSQRAELRRFAVAFGESVVDTDVPARARARIEAHRAAGDTLVLCSASFDFYVEAIGEQLGFDAVICTRSAWRDDRLVAAIDGENCFGEEKIRRLENLVTELGAGHRPHVSAYTDHHSDVPLLEWANTPVAVSPTTRMSRIAEERGYAVEQWHAQSAF, encoded by the coding sequence GTGCCTGGCCTCGCCGTGTTCGACCTGGACGGCACGCTGACCGCCCACGACACCTACAAGCGTTTCCTGCGCACCCGCCTGCGGGCGCGCCCGTGGCGTGCGCTGCGGTGTGTCAGCCTGCCGTGGCACTACTGGGTGGCGCGTCGCACCCGGCGCGACCACGTCTGGCTCAAGCTCAAGGCCCTCGGTGCGGTCGTGGCGGGCAGCCAACGCGCGGAGCTGCGCCGATTTGCCGTGGCATTTGGCGAATCGGTGGTCGACACCGACGTGCCTGCGCGCGCGCGGGCGCGCATCGAGGCTCACCGCGCGGCCGGCGACACGCTGGTGTTGTGCTCGGCGAGTTTCGACTTCTACGTCGAAGCGATCGGCGAACAGCTCGGCTTTGACGCGGTCATCTGCACACGATCGGCTTGGCGCGACGACCGCCTGGTGGCCGCGATCGACGGCGAGAATTGCTTCGGCGAGGAGAAGATCCGCCGGCTGGAGAACCTGGTCACCGAGCTGGGCGCCGGCCACCGCCCGCACGTGTCGGCCTACACGGACCACCACAGCGACGTGCCGTTGCTCGAGTGGGCGAACACGCCCGTCGCCGTGAGCCCCACCACCCGCATGTCGCGCATCGCCGAAGAGCGCGGGTACGCCGTGGAACAGTGGCACGCCCAGTCGGCGTTCTGA